In a single window of the Rhodothermales bacterium genome:
- a CDS encoding DinB family protein has translation MKTLRAQAFLFALVFALPTIANAQEGPVTGSLKGLHDITANNIMKAADMMDESLYSFKPTEDVRTAGQILAHVANAQFAFCSTVAGEESPAKENYEETATTKPQIVAALKTAFDYCSGVYGGMTDASGAEIKNLFGMEMAASAIMAFNSAHNYEHYGNLVTYMRIKGIVPPSSM, from the coding sequence ATGAAAACACTTCGCGCCCAAGCATTCCTGTTCGCGCTCGTTTTCGCGCTGCCGACCATCGCGAATGCGCAAGAAGGACCCGTTACGGGTTCGCTGAAAGGCCTCCACGACATCACGGCGAACAACATCATGAAAGCCGCCGACATGATGGACGAGTCGCTATACAGTTTCAAGCCCACCGAGGACGTGCGCACGGCCGGCCAGATCCTGGCCCACGTCGCCAACGCTCAGTTCGCCTTCTGCTCGACGGTCGCAGGCGAAGAGAGCCCCGCCAAGGAGAACTACGAGGAAACCGCCACGACGAAGCCGCAGATCGTCGCCGCCCTCAAGACGGCGTTTGATTACTGCTCGGGCGTGTACGGTGGCATGACGGACGCGTCCGGCGCCGAGATCAAGAACCTCTTCGGGATGGAGATGGCCGCCTCGGCGATCATGGCCTTCAACTCTGCGCACAACTACGAGCACTACGGCAACCTGGTGACGTACATGCGCATCAAGGGCATTGTGCCGCCGTCGTCGATGTGA
- a CDS encoding metalloregulator ArsR/SmtB family transcription factor, with protein MNDSLTAAADVRASTCATPPSTGLMGERELLRASTQLKALAHPVRLRMVELIQAHGGEICVCAFEQHVEVKQPTISHHLKILREAGLLRSRQEGTWVHHSLESSAFQTLKSLLATLASS; from the coding sequence ATGAACGACAGCCTGACAGCGGCCGCGGACGTACGAGCCAGCACGTGTGCGACGCCACCTTCTACCGGACTTATGGGCGAACGCGAGCTGCTGCGGGCCAGTACGCAGTTGAAGGCCCTCGCTCATCCCGTGCGCCTCCGGATGGTAGAGCTCATCCAGGCCCATGGCGGTGAGATCTGCGTGTGCGCCTTCGAGCAGCATGTTGAGGTGAAGCAGCCAACCATCTCACATCACCTCAAAATCCTTCGAGAGGCAGGGTTGCTGCGGAGCCGGCAGGAAGGCACATGGGTCCACCACAGCCTGGAATCCTCCGCCTTCCAAACCCTGAAAAGCCTTCTGGCGACGCTGGCCAGCAGTTGA
- a CDS encoding aquaporin yields the protein MELQPGAWRAYLAELIGTFALVFAGTGAIVVNEVSGGAVTHVGIALTFGLVVMAVIYAIGEVSGAHLNPAVTLGFFVAGRFPGNRIAPYIMAQFIGAVGASVTLRLLFPAEASLGATLPAGAPMQSFVFEFILTFLLMFVILCVAIGAREQGLMAGAAIGATVGLEALFAGPICGASMNPFRSLAPALVAGELTHLWIYLTAPVLGAMAAVIAYRGVYGASTQPTI from the coding sequence GTGGAACTCCAACCCGGCGCCTGGCGCGCCTACCTTGCCGAACTCATCGGCACCTTCGCCCTGGTCTTCGCCGGCACAGGAGCTATCGTTGTCAACGAGGTGTCAGGTGGCGCCGTCACCCATGTGGGGATTGCGCTTACGTTCGGGCTCGTCGTCATGGCCGTCATCTACGCCATCGGTGAGGTCTCGGGCGCCCACCTGAACCCGGCCGTCACGCTCGGCTTTTTTGTCGCGGGTCGTTTTCCGGGGAATCGCATCGCCCCCTACATAATGGCACAGTTCATCGGCGCCGTCGGCGCCAGCGTTACGCTACGTCTGCTTTTTCCTGCCGAGGCCTCGTTGGGTGCAACGCTGCCAGCCGGGGCACCGATGCAGAGTTTCGTTTTCGAGTTCATCCTCACCTTCTTGCTCATGTTTGTCATCCTCTGCGTGGCCATCGGGGCCAGAGAGCAGGGACTCATGGCCGGCGCGGCCATCGGAGCGACCGTCGGCCTCGAGGCCCTCTTCGCCGGCCCCATCTGCGGCGCTTCGATGAACCCGTTCCGATCCCTCGCGCCGGCGCTCGTAGCCGGCGAACTCACCCACCTGTGGATCTACCTCACCGCCCCGGTGCTGGGCGCCATGGCGGCCGTCATCGCCTACCGCGGGGTCTATGGTGCATCCACACAGCCGACGATCTGA